Below is a genomic region from Cryptosporangium minutisporangium.
ACACCGAGTTGGCCGAGCGTTTCCCGGACGAGTACGCGCTGTGGAAGCGCGGTGAGACGCCGACCATTCCCGGGATCGAGCGTCCGGCCGAGGTCGTCGCCCGGATGCGGGACGCGCTCACCGACGCGCTCGCCGCGGTCGAGGGGACGCTCGTCGTGGTGTGTCACGGCGGCGCGGCTCGGCGTGCGGTGCAGGCCCTCACCGGGTGGTCGGACGAGGTGGCCGCGCAGCTGGCGGCGCTCGGCAACTGTCGCTGGACCGAGCTGCGGCACTCGTCGTCGCGGGGTTGGCGTCTGCACGCGCACAACGTCGGACCGCTGAGCGGTGCGGCCGGAAACGACGCGCCGTCGACCGCAGCGGACGCCGAGCCGACCGCTGACGAGGAACTGACGTCGTCGCAGACGAGCCGCTGAAGGCTTGGTGTCTTGACGCGTTGATTCGTCCGCGCCTGGGCGGGCCGCAGCCGAGCCCGGATTCGCAGGACATGGCCTAGTTCTCCCGCGGTACATCTCGCCGCCGTCTACGCGAAGCGGAGGCTAGTGTTCGCCCATGGCTCGCCGCGTCGCCGTCGTTACCGATTCCACGTCCGACATTCCGCGCGAGCTGGTGGCCCGGTACGAGCTCACCGTCGTTCCGACCTTCGTCACGATCGGCGAGGTGACCGGCCGGGAAGGCCTCGACATCAGTTCGGCCGACGTCGCGGTCGCGCTGCGGCAGGGCCGGGAGCCGGTGACGACCTCGCGGGCGACGCCGCACTCGCTCGGCGAGGCCTTTCAGGCAGCTTTCGACGCGGGCGCGGAGGCGGTCGTGTCGATCCACCTGTCGGCGGCGCTCTCCGGAACGTACGAGGCGGCGCTGCTGGCTGCGGCGTCGAGCGTCGGACCGGTGATCGTGGTCGACTCGCGGTCGATCGCGATGGGGCTGGGAGCGGCGGTGTTGGAAGCCGCGACCGTCGCGCAGGCCGGCGGCACGGCCGAGGAAGTTCGGGACGCGGCCCTCGCCGCGGTCGACCGGACCACGCTGCTGTTCTACGTGGACACACTGGAGCATCTCCGGCGCGGCGGCCGGATCAGTGCGGCGGCCGCCCTGATCGGGACGACGCTGTCCGTGAAGCCGATCCTGCGGCTGGAGGACGGGCAGATCGTCGTCGCCGAGCGAGTGCGCACCGCACAACGGGCCCTGGCGAAGCTGGAGGAGATGGCCGTCGAGGCCGCCGGTACCCACGGTGCTGACCTGGTGGTACAGCATCTCGCCGCCCCGGAGCGCGCCGGCGGGCTGCGGGAGCGGTTGTACGTACGGGTGCCGCGGGTCGGCCGGGTGCTCACCGGCGAGGTCGGGCCGACCGTCGGTGCGCACGTCGGACCGGGGCTGGTGGGGGTCGCGGTGACGCGGCACCCGTAACACGTCCGGGCGTGCGATGACCGCTGTCCACCGGCGGTCCGGTTGTCCACAGCGGCGGTCGAGGGCGCTGGGGTCGCTGCTCAGGGCGGCCTACGGTCAGCCGCCATGGGACGCCGTGAGGTCGCCGACAACTCTCTGATCGCCCGGTCACGAGTCGCCGCACTCGGCTCGTTCCGCCAGGAGGACCCGCCCGGATTCGATCGAGGGCCGGGGCACGACGGGGCGTTACCGCAGGGTGGGGCGCCACCGCAGCGCGGGGCGCCACCGCACGGCGGGGCGATACCGGGGGGCGGAACGTCGGATCGGGGCGGGGCGTTCGATCCGGGGGCGGAGCCCGAGGGCGCATGGCCGTTCGGCGGCGCATCGGATGCGGCCACTCGGCTGCCCGCGCCGGAGCCGCTGCCCTCCCCGGAAGCGGGATGGCGCCGGTGGGCACCGGCGGCGGTGCGAGACGCGTCGCTCGGCCCGGGACGCCGTGGGTTGCTCGCGCTGGCGGTAGTCGCGGTGCTGGTCGCGCTCGTCGCGGGGGTCGCGGCCTGGCGCGCCCGCCCGGAGGCCGAGCCGGTCGTCACCGCGTCGATCGTCGACGCACCCAGCACTTCCCCCTCCGCGTCGCCCGCCGAGGCCGTGGTCGCGGTGAGCGGACGCGTGCGTCGGCCC
It encodes:
- a CDS encoding ComEA family DNA-binding protein, coding for MGRREVADNSLIARSRVAALGSFRQEDPPGFDRGPGHDGALPQGGAPPQRGAPPHGGAIPGGGTSDRGGAFDPGAEPEGAWPFGGASDAATRLPAPEPLPSPEAGWRRWAPAAVRDASLGPGRRGLLALAVVAVLVALVAGVAAWRARPEAEPVVTASIVDAPSTSPSASPAEAVVAVSGRVRRPGLVRLPAGSRVADALAAAGGALPGADLSTLNLARKVVDGELIAVGVPAPAGPVAGGPPAAGAPAPGTPLDLNTATAEQLDALPGVGPVLAERIVTYRTDHGGFRSVDELRQVEGIGDTRFEKLRELVRV
- a CDS encoding DegV family protein, whose translation is MARRVAVVTDSTSDIPRELVARYELTVVPTFVTIGEVTGREGLDISSADVAVALRQGREPVTTSRATPHSLGEAFQAAFDAGAEAVVSIHLSAALSGTYEAALLAAASSVGPVIVVDSRSIAMGLGAAVLEAATVAQAGGTAEEVRDAALAAVDRTTLLFYVDTLEHLRRGGRISAAAALIGTTLSVKPILRLEDGQIVVAERVRTAQRALAKLEEMAVEAAGTHGADLVVQHLAAPERAGGLRERLYVRVPRVGRVLTGEVGPTVGAHVGPGLVGVAVTRHP
- a CDS encoding histidine phosphatase family protein; translated protein: MTARRVLIWRHGRTEWNAAGRIQGQTDVPLDETGVQQAIQAAPLLAAEAPDAIVSSDLQRAKRTADALAAVTGLPVSVDPRLRETGFGPWQGLSHTELAERFPDEYALWKRGETPTIPGIERPAEVVARMRDALTDALAAVEGTLVVVCHGGAARRAVQALTGWSDEVAAQLAALGNCRWTELRHSSSRGWRLHAHNVGPLSGAAGNDAPSTAADAEPTADEELTSSQTSR